One Arthrobacter sp. zg-Y1110 DNA segment encodes these proteins:
- a CDS encoding DUF1524 domain-containing protein, producing MTTKNLRVRILTGLTLPFLALSLAGCDAALAPEQAPAAVSSAPAPAAGAAGEAPASAGTALAQLETIAVKGRAPKTGYSRDMFGSAWPDMDRDGCDERNEILQRDLTGITYKDGRCVVAAGTLNDPYTGRTIDFVRGTKSSSAVQIDHVVALSDAWQKGAQQLSSDQRMSLATDPLNLMAADGPANGSKSDSDAASWLPPNKAFRCEYVARQTAVKAKYDLWMTQAEHDAVARILASCPDEPVAGNGAARTEAVAVEEAPAEAPAPAAEPAPAADGSAAYANCAAVRAAGAAPIHSGDPGYSKKLDRDGDGVGCV from the coding sequence ATGACGACCAAGAACCTTCGCGTGCGCATTCTTACCGGCCTCACCCTTCCTTTCCTGGCATTGAGCCTTGCAGGCTGCGACGCCGCCCTTGCCCCGGAGCAGGCTCCTGCAGCTGTGTCTTCCGCTCCGGCCCCCGCGGCCGGTGCCGCCGGGGAAGCACCGGCATCTGCCGGCACGGCACTGGCGCAGCTGGAAACCATCGCCGTCAAGGGCCGCGCCCCCAAAACCGGATACTCCCGGGATATGTTCGGATCCGCGTGGCCTGACATGGACCGTGACGGGTGCGATGAGCGCAACGAGATCCTGCAGCGTGACCTGACCGGCATCACCTACAAGGACGGCCGCTGCGTCGTGGCTGCCGGAACGCTGAACGACCCGTACACCGGACGGACGATCGACTTCGTCCGCGGTACCAAGTCCAGCTCTGCCGTCCAGATCGACCACGTCGTCGCACTCTCCGATGCCTGGCAGAAGGGCGCGCAGCAGCTCAGCTCCGACCAGCGCATGTCCCTGGCCACGGACCCGCTGAACCTCATGGCGGCCGACGGCCCGGCCAACGGCTCCAAGTCCGACTCGGATGCCGCCAGCTGGCTTCCGCCCAACAAGGCATTCCGCTGCGAATACGTGGCCCGCCAGACTGCAGTGAAGGCAAAATACGACCTTTGGATGACCCAGGCCGAGCACGACGCCGTCGCAAGGATCCTTGCCTCCTGCCCCGACGAGCCTGTCGCCGGGAACGGGGCTGCCCGCACCGAGGCCGTTGCGGTCGAAGAAGCCCCTGCGGAAGCACCGGCACCGGCAGCTGAGCCTGCCCCGGCCGCCGACGGAAGTGCCGCCTACGCCAACTGCGCCGCGGTCCGGGCCGCCGGCGCCGCCCCCATCCATTCCGGAGACCCCGGGTATTCGAAGAAGCTGGACCGTGACGGGGACGGGGTGGGCTGCGTATAG
- a CDS encoding 3'-5' exonuclease, whose translation MSVPGLDFVAIDFETANSKRASVCQIGIAKIRSGVVTHMSTEYVMPPPGFQNFGHWNIKIHGITRRMIDGAPGWEEILPRLVKFTGSLPLVGHNVSVEKSVIVQASEALGIVPPEFEYLCTQKLAQYRMPDAPSYKLNDLVTRLQLPGFTHHDAGEDAVACANVAIRIAEETGITDIHELFPPARKPARPYNYRRAS comes from the coding sequence GTGAGCGTCCCGGGACTGGACTTCGTTGCCATCGACTTCGAGACCGCCAACTCCAAGCGTGCGTCCGTGTGCCAGATCGGTATCGCAAAGATCCGCAGCGGCGTCGTCACCCACATGTCCACCGAATACGTCATGCCCCCGCCGGGGTTCCAGAACTTCGGACACTGGAACATCAAGATCCACGGCATCACCCGCCGCATGATCGACGGCGCCCCCGGCTGGGAGGAAATCCTGCCGCGGCTGGTCAAATTCACCGGCAGCCTGCCCCTGGTCGGCCACAACGTCTCCGTAGAGAAGTCCGTGATCGTCCAGGCCTCCGAGGCGCTGGGGATCGTCCCGCCGGAGTTCGAGTACCTGTGCACCCAGAAGCTGGCGCAGTACCGGATGCCCGATGCGCCCTCCTACAAGCTCAACGATCTGGTCACACGGCTGCAGCTGCCCGGCTTCACGCACCATGATGCCGGCGAGGACGCGGTTGCCTGCGCCAACGTTGCCATCCGCATCGCCGAGGAAACCGGCATCACGGACATCCACGAACTCTTCCCTCCCGCACGCAAACCTGCACGCCCCTACAACTACCGGAGGGCCTCATGA
- a CDS encoding LysM peptidoglycan-binding domain-containing protein, producing the protein MSSISPAARRASITTLAALAIAAVVGGAPAQAAEPAYTVVSGDTLSGIAATHGVSLSTIFSANGLDGSSIIYPGDRIVLGGEAKTSPAPSPATPAPASASSYTVVPGDTLGAIASRHGVSLSTIFSANGLNGSSIIYPGDRILLGGGTQAAPAPSPAAPAPAVQESASASTYTVAPGDTLGRIASRHGVSLSTIFSANNMNGSTVIYPGQVIKTAGEAPRTDDTFVPTPSVPAPVEEDVFVPGPDVEHLTGGYNDTASVQQLVIATADAMGVDRALALAIAEQESHFNQNSLSGAGAIGIMQVMPNSGIWASELVGRSLNLHSADENVAAGVAILYALQNSSSSLDEAIASYYQGQGSVQSIGMYDDTIAYVESVKARMATFQ; encoded by the coding sequence TTGTCCAGCATTTCCCCCGCCGCCCGCCGGGCGTCCATCACCACCCTCGCAGCCCTGGCCATTGCTGCCGTAGTCGGAGGCGCCCCCGCCCAGGCTGCCGAGCCGGCCTACACCGTCGTCTCCGGGGACACGCTCTCCGGGATTGCCGCAACCCACGGCGTCAGCCTTTCCACCATCTTCTCCGCCAACGGCCTGGACGGCTCCAGCATCATCTACCCGGGCGACCGCATCGTGCTCGGCGGCGAAGCGAAGACTTCCCCTGCACCGTCACCGGCAACCCCGGCACCCGCCTCCGCTTCGTCCTACACCGTCGTCCCCGGAGACACCCTCGGCGCCATCGCATCCCGCCACGGCGTCAGCCTCTCCACCATCTTCTCCGCCAACGGCCTGAACGGCTCCAGCATCATTTACCCGGGGGACCGCATCCTGCTCGGCGGCGGCACCCAGGCCGCCCCTGCCCCGTCGCCTGCAGCTCCGGCTCCGGCAGTCCAGGAATCCGCATCGGCCTCCACCTACACCGTTGCCCCCGGCGACACCCTTGGCCGGATCGCATCCCGCCACGGCGTCTCCCTGTCCACCATCTTCTCGGCCAACAACATGAACGGCTCCACGGTCATCTACCCCGGCCAGGTCATCAAGACCGCCGGCGAAGCTCCCCGTACCGACGACACCTTTGTCCCGACCCCGTCCGTTCCGGCACCGGTGGAAGAGGACGTATTCGTTCCGGGCCCCGACGTCGAACACCTCACCGGCGGATACAACGACACGGCATCCGTGCAGCAGCTGGTAATCGCCACGGCAGATGCAATGGGAGTGGACCGGGCACTTGCACTGGCCATCGCAGAGCAGGAATCCCACTTCAACCAGAACTCGCTCTCCGGCGCCGGCGCCATCGGCATCATGCAGGTCATGCCCAACTCCGGAATCTGGGCCTCCGAACTGGTGGGCCGCAGCCTGAACCTGCACTCGGCCGACGAAAACGTTGCCGCCGGTGTGGCAATCCTCTACGCGCTCCAGAACTCCAGCTCGAGCCTGGACGAGGCAATCGCCTCCTATTACCAGGGTCAGGGCTCCGTGCAGTCCATCGGCATGTACGACGACACGATCGCCTATGTGGAGTCCGTCAAGGCCCGCATGGCCACCTTCCAGTAA
- a CDS encoding matrixin family metalloprotease, with product MYPEGPLDPFGPTPMDPPQGRRRPRRGRGIVGGFLTGVWRFTSFLVVSTVFLVAGFTVLSQLSPGTASKIMAQAPFLDWDLPSVPDTYSPDLLSPKAPDTVPQAVPQPAPADPGQERPTPGREASDSPLGRPAQLPAVDNRYALLREDTAYDPCRPIHYVTSAANMPEGSRTLITEAVAEVSRATGLVFIDDGMTKEPASAARRSFQPDRYGDRWAPLLFIWKTQEQQPQFTNHPYGANTVGIGGSVAYTLEGSGSVYVTGEVQLNAAALSDDLMKPGGEEEVRSVIMHELGHVVGLDHVDDPSQLMAPSTSDSVTGFSTGDLNGLAMLGQGICIPEL from the coding sequence ATGTATCCGGAAGGCCCGCTGGATCCGTTCGGCCCCACACCCATGGATCCGCCTCAAGGACGACGTCGTCCCCGCCGCGGACGGGGGATCGTCGGCGGCTTCCTGACGGGGGTGTGGCGGTTCACCAGCTTCCTGGTTGTCTCCACCGTGTTCCTGGTCGCCGGGTTCACTGTCCTCAGCCAGCTCTCGCCTGGAACAGCGTCGAAGATCATGGCGCAGGCACCCTTCCTGGACTGGGACCTGCCTTCGGTTCCTGACACGTATTCCCCCGATCTGCTGTCTCCGAAAGCACCGGACACAGTGCCTCAGGCCGTACCCCAGCCGGCACCGGCGGACCCCGGCCAGGAAAGGCCCACACCGGGCCGGGAAGCATCCGACTCGCCCCTGGGCAGGCCGGCACAGCTTCCGGCCGTCGACAACAGGTATGCGCTCCTGCGTGAGGACACCGCCTACGACCCCTGCCGGCCGATCCACTACGTCACCAGTGCCGCCAACATGCCCGAAGGCTCCCGCACCCTGATTACCGAGGCGGTTGCCGAAGTGTCGCGCGCGACCGGACTCGTGTTCATTGACGACGGCATGACCAAGGAGCCTGCCTCGGCGGCGCGCAGGTCCTTCCAGCCTGACCGTTACGGTGACAGGTGGGCCCCGCTGCTGTTCATCTGGAAAACCCAGGAGCAGCAGCCGCAGTTCACCAACCACCCGTACGGAGCAAACACCGTCGGCATCGGCGGCAGCGTCGCCTACACCCTTGAAGGCTCCGGAAGCGTGTACGTCACGGGGGAAGTGCAGCTGAACGCGGCCGCACTCTCGGATGACCTCATGAAGCCCGGAGGAGAGGAAGAGGTCAGGTCGGTCATCATGCACGAACTCGGCCACGTCGTCGGGCTGGACCATGTCGATGACCCGAGCCAGCTGATGGCGCCGAGCACCAGCGATTCAGTGACCGGATTCAGCACCGGAGACCTCAACGGACTGGCGATGCTGGGGCAGGGAATCTGCATTCCGGAGCTCTGA
- a CDS encoding PspA/IM30 family protein, protein MAKQSIFGRIAQLTKANVNSLLDQAEDPGKMLDQMVRDYTSSISEAEAAVAQTIGNLRMLQDDRAEDIRDAANWGNKALAASRKADEFRAAGKEFDAAKFDNLAKVAIERQISSENEAKASEPTIASQEEVVEKLKTGLSQMKGKLGELARKRDELVARSRNAEAQIKMHDAIKSVGMMDATSEVSRFEEKIRREEARVRGANELAESSLDAQFEALEDLGERSEVEARLAMLKAGGTTAIES, encoded by the coding sequence ATGGCGAAACAGTCCATCTTCGGCCGCATTGCCCAGCTGACAAAGGCCAACGTCAATTCCCTGCTGGACCAGGCAGAGGATCCGGGCAAGATGCTGGACCAGATGGTGCGCGACTACACCTCGAGCATCAGTGAGGCAGAAGCTGCCGTAGCCCAGACCATCGGCAACCTGCGCATGCTCCAGGATGACCGGGCAGAGGACATCCGCGACGCCGCCAACTGGGGCAACAAAGCCCTGGCAGCCTCCCGCAAGGCCGACGAATTCCGGGCTGCAGGCAAGGAGTTCGACGCAGCGAAGTTCGACAACCTGGCCAAGGTCGCCATTGAGCGCCAGATCTCCTCCGAGAACGAGGCGAAGGCATCCGAGCCGACGATTGCCTCGCAGGAAGAGGTCGTGGAGAAGCTCAAGACCGGCCTGTCCCAGATGAAGGGCAAGCTGGGGGAGCTGGCCCGTAAGCGCGATGAACTGGTGGCCCGGTCCCGCAACGCTGAAGCCCAGATCAAGATGCACGATGCAATCAAGAGCGTCGGCATGATGGATGCGACTTCCGAGGTGTCCCGCTTCGAAGAGAAGATCCGCCGCGAAGAGGCCCGGGTCCGCGGCGCCAACGAACTGGCCGAATCCAGCCTGGATGCCCAGTTCGAGGCACTTGAAGACCTCGGGGAGCGCAGCGAAGTGGAAGCACGCCTTGCCATGCTCAAGGCCGGCGGCACCACCGCCATCGAAAGCTAG
- a CDS encoding TM2 domain-containing protein, protein MPADPFAQGVVPETYLQPAPMRPRGRARHTAPPVTLEPIPAPAPVTDPVPRIAAEAPLEWPTHPTRRDLRLAREAGREIPRGLVGTLAARKWDTGKHTSGLSMAVKYGPFPAPVADLKDFRTNWMLSALLGPLGADRFHRGQHVTGTLKLLTLGGAGLWWATDQLAVAAGKVTDAGGHPMAGKRSHRLIAGGASLALIAGAGASAVAVLAPGVDDAADDLMAVVVPEHPEPVWEHLATLSGGRGAGPSKPFTVTGDGVTFDYTMKDAGFIYLLPAGTKAVPDGAEPLVSSFEASKGSITKSPAPGKYILFVQSPGAGWNVDITQRVLR, encoded by the coding sequence ATGCCGGCAGACCCGTTTGCCCAGGGTGTCGTCCCGGAGACGTACCTGCAGCCGGCACCCATGCGCCCGCGCGGCCGTGCCCGGCATACCGCACCGCCCGTGACGCTGGAACCTATCCCTGCCCCCGCCCCTGTGACAGACCCGGTACCGCGGATAGCGGCAGAAGCCCCGCTGGAGTGGCCCACTCATCCGACACGCCGCGACCTGCGCCTGGCACGCGAGGCCGGCCGGGAAATCCCCCGCGGACTCGTCGGAACGCTGGCTGCACGCAAATGGGACACCGGGAAGCACACCTCCGGACTGTCCATGGCCGTCAAATACGGTCCGTTCCCCGCACCGGTCGCCGACCTGAAAGACTTCCGGACAAACTGGATGCTCTCGGCACTGCTGGGCCCGCTTGGCGCCGACCGCTTCCACCGTGGACAGCACGTCACCGGAACCCTGAAACTTCTGACCCTGGGCGGCGCCGGACTCTGGTGGGCAACCGACCAGCTGGCAGTTGCAGCCGGAAAGGTCACCGACGCCGGAGGTCACCCGATGGCCGGCAAACGAAGCCACAGGCTGATTGCAGGAGGGGCGTCCCTGGCGCTGATCGCCGGAGCAGGAGCATCTGCAGTGGCCGTGCTGGCACCCGGCGTCGATGATGCAGCCGATGACCTGATGGCTGTTGTCGTTCCCGAGCACCCCGAACCTGTCTGGGAGCACCTGGCGACGCTTTCGGGCGGCCGCGGTGCCGGACCTTCCAAACCGTTCACGGTCACGGGCGACGGCGTCACCTTCGACTACACAATGAAGGACGCCGGTTTCATCTACCTCCTTCCGGCCGGCACCAAAGCGGTCCCCGACGGCGCCGAACCCCTCGTCTCATCCTTCGAGGCATCCAAAGGCAGCATCACCAAGTCTCCGGCACCCGGGAAGTACATCCTGTTCGTCCAGTCGCCCGGGGCAGGCTGGAACGTCGACATAACCCAGCGGGTCCTGCGCTAG